AAATCAGAATAGTATTCATAATTATAAGTGCAACTCTGGCCTCGGTTGTTGAGAACTTAAGATAAGATATTTTAAAAATGTTTGTCGAGTTTGTTGCAAGATAAGTGTTGATTGAGGTGATAAAGAACAGAGAGAGAAAAACCCAGATAAATGGCTGCCGTACCAGGCCCGAATAAGCAAGGCCAAAGGTCATTAATGCAATACCAAAAGCATCTACAAGGTGGTCAATGTAATAGCCGTATTTTGGACGCTGCTGGTTTCTGTATCTTGCAAGAGTGCCGTCAAGGCTGTCACCAAACCAGTTAATAATGTGTCCTATACTGGCAAGTACAAGGAATATCCAGTGTTTGGTTGCGAGATAGTAAGAAATACCGCATACTCCCATACCGAATAGCCCGAAAAAGGTCAGAAGGTCAGGAGTTACCCATTGGGGCATTCTCGGTGCAAGCCATAAAAGGGCTTTTTTCTCCGGACCTGATAGAAAGCTGGTCTGAATTCTATGATCGCTCAAATTTTCTTTTTTCTTGTCAGGCATTAAATCCTCCTTGTCAATTTTTATGCCTTATCCTGCTTAAAAAGGATAACATAACTATACTTAATTTTATGAAATTTTGCAAGTAAAAAGATTTATTAATCAATATAAGCAATTTTTCTGAAAGAATCATAAAGGCATTTGTAAAAATTGTGTAAATGTTTTGAATTATAAAATCAAGTGTTTTTTATCTTATATAAGTGATTTTAATTCGGATTAAATCCCAATGTCATCAGAGTACCTGCAGATTTGTTTTTGTTCAGCCTTTTTTGTAAAATTCCGGTTAACCCTGCTCTGTAAAAACCTTCTGCATACTCCTTTTCTGACCATAGGGACATATCGACATTGACATCATCAGGCCATGAAAGGCTTTCTTTGTTTTCCGTATAGTAATTAACAAGTACCATCAGCATTCCCCCGGAAGTCAGAAGGCTTGCTGCTTTGTCAATACCGGACTGCATATTTTTGAAATAGTAAAAAACTTCCATAGAAAAAATGCAGGAAAAAACAGCATTGTCAGGAGGCATCCATGAAAGAAAATCACCTGTGTATAAATGTATGTTCGGCAATTGTTTCAATTTTGCCAATGCCCGTTTATACATTTCATCACTTATATCAAGGCCGAAACATGTACCGTTTGAATATTGATTTGAGGCCATATATTCAATCCCGTATCCGTTGCCAAAGCCTACTTCAAAATAGTTCCCCTGAGAAGGCCGGATTAATTTAAATGCCTCTTTTACGCTTTGAATATGGCCTTGTTCCATGCCGTCAGCATGATAATCCACTGCCCATTGATCGAACAACTCCTTTGCAGTCCGGGCAGATTTTTCCATTTTTGTTCTCTCCTTTCATGAATTCCAGGCTTAATAAATTTACGAACTAAAAGTTTTTAAGGAATCAAAATTTACAATTATCCGCAGTTCCTCTTAAATTAAATGAAGCAGCGTAAAAATTCGGATCCAGAATGAATTTTTCTACATGAACAGGAGTTTTTAATGTTTGCCACCTTACAGCCGGGTGTATCCAATGTACTTTTTCATTAAAACAGACTTTTAAAGGCATATTAAAATTATTTACACAATTAGTCCATCGGTACTGAAATGTGCTGTCACTTATAATGTATTCCAGAACCGGAATTCTGACATCTCTGAGATACTGATTAAAAAACGGAGCAAGGTCTAATCCTGTATGTTTTGTTAAATAATTTTCTATCTGCGCTGATGTGACTGTCTGATGATAAAATTCTTTATTAAGCCCCCTTAAGATACTCCGCCATTTATTATCATCATCTACAATCTGCCGTAAAGTATGCAGCATGTTGGCTCCCTTGTAGTACATATCACCGGAGCCTTCATAATTAACGTTGTAAATCCCTATGATCGGCCTGTCGTTTCTGATGTTCTGTCTTGTGCCCAAAACATATTCAGCACTTGCTTTTTTCCCATAATAATAATTTAGAAAGAGATTCTCCGAATATGCGATAAAACTCTCATGTATCCACATATCTGCAATATCTTTGTCAGTGATGCTGTTTCCAAACCATTCGTGCCCTGATTCGTGAACAATTATAAAATCAAATTTCATTCCCCATCCGGTATGGCTGACGTCATTCCCCCTGTAACCGTTTTTATAGCCATTTCCGTAAGTTACAGAACTCTGGTGTTCCATTCCGGTATACGGAACTTCCACTAATTTGTAACTGTCCTCATAAAAAGGATAGGGGCCGAACCAGTATTCGAAAGCTTTCAGCATTCTCGGAACTTCTTTGAACTGCTTTTTGGC
This sequence is a window from bacterium. Protein-coding genes within it:
- a CDS encoding M1 family metallopeptidase is translated as MKFLSRLSIALFVSLTMYSALFSQVTVFTHQDTLRGSITKEREWWDLTYYHLNIKVNTVEKSITGTNIIEYRVLKQLQKIQIDLQPPMEITKIVQDGQKLQFNRHGNAYFVNLKKTQKPGDINSLTVFYQGKPKVSKRPPWDGGLTWTKDKNGVDFIATTCQGDGASLWWPCKDHLYDEPDSMLISVTVPEKLFEVSNGRLRSINRNSDSTKTFHWFVSNPINNYDVNVNIGDYVNFAEKYHGEKGVLDCNYYVLRYNLEKAKKQFKEVPRMLKAFEYWFGPYPFYEDSYKLVEVPYTGMEHQSSVTYGNGYKNGYRGNDVSHTGWGMKFDFIIVHESGHEWFGNSITDKDIADMWIHESFIAYSENLFLNYYYGKKASAEYVLGTRQNIRNDRPIIGIYNVNYEGSGDMYYKGANMLHTLRQIVDDDNKWRSILRGLNKEFYHQTVTSAQIENYLTKHTGLDLAPFFNQYLRDVRIPVLEYIISDSTFQYRWTNCVNNFNMPLKVCFNEKVHWIHPAVRWQTLKTPVHVEKFILDPNFYAASFNLRGTADNCKF
- a CDS encoding CDP-alcohol phosphatidyltransferase family protein, translated to MPDKKKENLSDHRIQTSFLSGPEKKALLWLAPRMPQWVTPDLLTFFGLFGMGVCGISYYLATKHWIFLVLASIGHIINWFGDSLDGTLARYRNQQRPKYGYYIDHLVDAFGIALMTFGLAYSGLVRQPFIWVFLSLFFITSINTYLATNSTNIFKISYLKFSTTEARVALIIMNTILIFIRNITILGFTFRWLNVASILISIFLLVAIIRSAYKNLKKLNIEERALWENKSDK
- a CDS encoding class I SAM-dependent methyltransferase: MEKSARTAKELFDQWAVDYHADGMEQGHIQSVKEAFKLIRPSQGNYFEVGFGNGYGIEYMASNQYSNGTCFGLDISDEMYKRALAKLKQLPNIHLYTGDFLSWMPPDNAVFSCIFSMEVFYYFKNMQSGIDKAASLLTSGGMLMVLVNYYTENKESLSWPDDVNVDMSLWSEKEYAEGFYRAGLTGILQKRLNKNKSAGTLMTLGFNPN